Below is a window of Gammaproteobacteria bacterium DNA.
AGGCTGCCGATCAGGCGCAAGCCCTGCTCAAGCGAGTTGGCTTGGGAAAACGTCTACATCACAAGCCAAGTGAGCTTTCAGGTGGTGAACGCCAACGCGCAGCCGTGGCCCGCGCACTCATCACAAAGCCACGGTGCGTACTCGCCGACGAGCCGACCGGTAATCTTGACCACGCTACCGCGATGCAAGTTTTTGATCTGATGTTGGAACTTAACCATGATTTTGATACCAGTCTAGTTGTGGTCACTCATGATTTAGAGCTGGCAAAACGTATGGATCGGGTATTGACCCTGGAGGATGGGAAACTACGCGGTAGCTTGGAGTCCGCCGCTAATACGTAATCGCTCGCCTTCCCTGGCTTGCTTCAAAGTAGCAATTGACGAATATCTTGCAGGAGTTGCGCCAAATAGATGATGAACCGTACCCCGGCCGCTCCGTCAATGACACGATGATCGTAGGACAGGGACAGTGGCAGCATCAGCCGGGGAATGAAGGCGTTGTCACGCCAAAGAGGTTTGGTCGTAGCGCGACCAATTCCCAGGATCGCCACTTCGGGACCATTGATGATTGGAGTGAAATGACCACCACCAATACTGCCCAAACTAGAAAGGGTAAAACAGCCACCTTGGAGGTCGTCAGGCAGGAGTTTTCGCGCACGGGCTTTTTCGCTCATCGTAGCCAGTTCTGTCGCTAAATCCCGGAGACCCTTGCGGTCTACTTCTCTAATCACGGGTACCACTAGCCCATGTGAAGTATCAACCGCCACGCCAATATGAAAATAATCCTTGAGGATGAGATTTTCACCACTTTCATCAAGAGAAGAATTAAATTGTGGGTAACGACGCAGGGCAGCGACGGTTCCTTTCATCAGAAAGGCAAGCAAGGTCAGACGTGGCCCGGCCTCATCGGAAGGAAAATTTCCAGACTGGACTGCGTGGCGAAAGGACTCTAGCTCAGTGATGTCTGCTTCGTCGAATTGAGTAACATGGGGAATGGTCACGGCGTTACGGTGTACATTAGGGCCTGAAAGCCGCTGAATGCGCGACAGAGGCTGGATTTTAACCGGACCAAAAGCAGCAAAATCGACCACTGGTAGATCGGGCCAGCGGATTCCAATCCTTGTTTCTCCATGAAACGTGCTCGCTGTGGCTACCGTCGCAGTAGTCAACACGGTTTTAACATGATTACGCACGTCATCCTGGGTAATGCGACCCTTGATGCCAGATCCTCGTACTTGACCCAAATCAACTCCCAACTCGCGGGCATATCGACGTATCGACGGGCTGGCGTGAACCACCTGCGGCGTAGTTTCGCGGTTGGGGGTGGCAGGTGGTGGATGAGGTTCGAGTTTCGGTGCTACAGATGAATTCTCGGGCACAGGAGTAGTCTTGGGCACAAGTTCGGGTTGAGGATTTATCCCGTCATCGGTATCCGCTACCTCCATTGCGAGCAACAAGCCACCTCTAGATACTTTGTCACCCACCTTGACCTTGACCATGGCAATGACGCCCTCGTCAGGTGAGGGAACTTCCATGGTTGCTTTGTCACTTTCCAGGACAAGCAAACCACTTTCGCGTTCAACTCGATCACCTGGGGCTACTAATACTTCAATGACATCCACATCCTTGAAATTTCCAATATCGGGCAAGAATACCTCTTTCTTCATGCTTCCCACTCCTCAACTGGCGAGCTAGGCTGTCGTTTTTCCAGAATGAACCGTTCTCCTTCCAGGGGATCGGTAGCGTGGACGAGCTTGATGAAAACGTTTTCCGCCGCCTGCAAATCGCGGCGCAATATTTTCGCGCGAGCGGATGCCTCTGAAAATTTCTCGAAACCCTCAAGCAGACTCGCCGAGGATTTATCCTGTCGCACTTTGAAAAGATAATATGACATTGATATAGTTATTTCCTGAGTTAGCATCTGGAATA
It encodes the following:
- a CDS encoding conserved hypothetical protein (Evidence 4 : Unknown function but conserved in other organisms), whose product is MLTQEITISMSYYLFKVRQDKSSASLLEGFEKFSEASARAKILRRDLQAAENVFIKLVHATDPLEGERFILEKRQPSSPVEEWEA
- a CDS encoding pyruvate dehydrogenase E2 component (dihydrolipoamide acetyltransferase), with amino-acid sequence MKKEVFLPDIGNFKDVDVIEVLVAPGDRVERESGLLVLESDKATMEVPSPDEGVIAMVKVKVGDKVSRGGLLLAMEVADTDDGINPQPELVPKTTPVPENSSVAPKLEPHPPPATPNRETTPQVVHASPSIRRYARELGVDLGQVRGSGIKGRITQDDVRNHVKTVLTTATVATASTFHGETRIGIRWPDLPVVDFAAFGPVKIQPLSRIQRLSGPNVHRNAVTIPHVTQFDEADITELESFRHAVQSGNFPSDEAGPRLTLLAFLMKGTVAALRRYPQFNSSLDESGENLILKDYFHIGVAVDTSHGLVVPVIREVDRKGLRDLATELATMSEKARARKLLPDDLQGGCFTLSSLGSIGGGHFTPIINGPEVAILGIGRATTKPLWRDNAFIPRLMLPLSLSYDHRVIDGAAGVRFIIYLAQLLQDIRQLLL